One region of Deltaproteobacteria bacterium genomic DNA includes:
- a CDS encoding site-specific DNA-methyltransferase: MARKKKVNKDIEQYDHAGKERLNNPPVGLVSENTEPYEDPRKTYEYDPHLDPQLQWAGKAEHTSFEVPTRSLHVHERIDPKTIIDTVQKEETGYKQMSLFESDKRPLREAIEFYKHKEGWSNRMIAGDSLLVMNSLLEKEGMAGKVQMIYIDPPYGIKYGSNFQPFVNKRDVTDRKDEDLTAEPEMIKAFRDTWELGIHSYLSYLRDRLLLARELLHESGSMFVQIGDENIHLIRNILDETFGQNNFVSLIAIKKGLGYSLNFIPSVYDYILVYAKDKEKLKYRKPYIYDEEENFTTFAWIELEDGKKRRLLKKDFKDGKLVTKGKLFQTSTLMSKGAAFEDQAYNFEKKLYYPSKGAHWKTKCPDGLDNLKTANRLIGVNETLAFIRYRDDFPYKIPTNVWDDTIQSTFASDKIYVVQTNTKVLQRCILMVTDPGDLVFDPTCGSGTTAYVAEQWGRRWITCDTSRVALTLAKQRLMTANFDYYQLAHPDEGVASGFVYKTVPHITLKSIANNEPPQEETLYDQPKVDNKKTRITGPFTVEAVPSLRARSLEEIEKENQGTGESVARSGETLRQSQWRDELLKAGVRAKGGEKLEFTRVEPISGTRWIQCEAETKEDKPQKVFIVFGPEHAPLEQRMVENAWQEARPFKPDILLFCAFQFDDEAAKDIDELKPEIAGIQLLKVQMNADLFTDDLKKKRSGNDSFWLIGQPDVEIKTIAKGEDKGKYQVEVLGFDYYNPKTGNVDSGGNGNIAMWLLDTNYDDRSLFPSQVFFPMAGAKDGWSRLARNLKAEIDEEKIEAFKGTVSLPFEKGENAKIAVKIIDDRGIESLRVISLL; encoded by the coding sequence ATGGCGAGAAAAAAGAAGGTGAACAAAGATATCGAGCAGTACGATCATGCGGGCAAGGAAAGGCTAAACAATCCGCCGGTGGGGCTGGTGTCTGAAAACACTGAACCATACGAAGACCCCAGGAAGACATACGAATATGACCCGCATCTTGATCCGCAATTGCAGTGGGCGGGCAAGGCCGAGCATACCTCTTTTGAAGTGCCGACCCGGAGCCTGCACGTGCATGAACGGATTGATCCGAAAACGATTATTGACACGGTGCAGAAAGAAGAGACCGGCTACAAACAGATGTCGCTTTTTGAATCTGACAAAAGGCCGCTACGGGAAGCGATTGAATTTTACAAGCACAAAGAAGGCTGGAGCAACCGCATGATTGCCGGGGATTCTTTGCTGGTCATGAACTCGCTTCTGGAAAAAGAAGGCATGGCTGGCAAGGTGCAGATGATCTATATTGACCCGCCTTACGGCATCAAATACGGCTCCAATTTTCAGCCTTTTGTGAACAAGCGAGATGTGACAGACAGAAAAGACGAAGACCTGACCGCCGAACCGGAGATGATCAAGGCGTTTCGGGATACCTGGGAGCTGGGGATACATTCTTATCTGAGTTATTTGAGGGACAGGTTGCTGCTCGCAAGGGAATTGCTGCATGAAAGCGGGAGCATGTTTGTGCAGATTGGCGATGAAAATATTCACTTAATAAGAAATATTCTTGATGAAACATTCGGGCAAAACAATTTTGTTAGTTTAATTGCGATTAAGAAAGGGCTTGGATACTCATTGAATTTTATTCCTTCAGTATACGACTATATTCTTGTATATGCCAAAGATAAAGAAAAACTAAAATACAGAAAACCGTATATTTACGATGAGGAAGAAAATTTTACAACATTTGCATGGATAGAGCTTGAGGATGGAAAAAAGAGACGGCTTTTAAAAAAGGATTTTAAAGATGGAAAGCTTGTGACTAAAGGTAAGTTATTCCAAACATCCACATTGATGTCCAAGGGGGCTGCTTTTGAAGATCAAGCATATAATTTTGAAAAGAAATTATACTATCCATCTAAAGGTGCACATTGGAAAACAAAATGTCCTGATGGATTGGATAATTTGAAGACTGCAAATCGGCTTATAGGCGTAAATGAGACTTTAGCTTTCATACGCTATAGAGATGATTTCCCATACAAAATTCCAACGAATGTATGGGATGATACAATCCAAAGCACATTTGCTTCAGATAAGATCTACGTCGTACAGACAAATACTAAGGTTTTACAGCGTTGTATCTTGATGGTTACTGATCCGGGCGACCTGGTCTTTGACCCGACCTGCGGTAGCGGCACAACCGCCTATGTTGCCGAACAATGGGGCCGTCGCTGGATTACGTGCGACACCTCACGCGTTGCGCTCACCCTGGCCAAACAGCGGCTCATGACCGCTAATTTTGACTATTACCAGCTTGCCCATCCTGACGAAGGCGTGGCCAGCGGGTTTGTTTATAAGACTGTGCCGCACATTACGCTCAAATCCATTGCCAACAACGAACCGCCTCAAGAGGAAACCCTGTACGACCAGCCCAAAGTTGACAACAAGAAAACCCGTATCACCGGACCATTCACGGTTGAGGCCGTGCCTTCACTTCGTGCAAGGTCTCTGGAAGAGATCGAAAAGGAAAACCAGGGTACAGGCGAAAGCGTGGCCCGTTCCGGCGAAACCCTGCGCCAGTCACAATGGCGGGATGAACTCTTGAAAGCAGGGGTGCGAGCAAAGGGCGGCGAGAAACTTGAATTTACCCGCGTGGAGCCGATAAGCGGCACCCGCTGGATTCAATGCGAAGCAGAAACAAAAGAAGACAAACCTCAAAAGGTATTTATTGTGTTTGGCCCTGAGCATGCGCCGCTGGAACAGCGTATGGTAGAAAACGCCTGGCAGGAGGCACGGCCGTTCAAGCCGGATATCCTTCTCTTTTGCGCCTTTCAATTTGATGACGAAGCAGCCAAGGATATTGACGAACTGAAACCCGAAATCGCGGGGATACAGCTTTTAAAGGTGCAGATGAATGCCGACCTGTTCACCGATGACTTAAAGAAAAAACGCTCCGGCAATGATAGTTTCTGGCTCATTGGCCAGCCTGACGTGGAAATCAAGACCATTGCCAAAGGAGAGGATAAAGGAAAGTATCAGGTGGAAGTGCTTGGATTTGATTATTACAACCCCAAAACCGGTAACGTGGATTCCGGCGGCAATGGGAACATCGCGATGTGGCTTCTCGATACAAACTATGATGATCGCAGTCTGTTTCCATCCCAGGTATTCTTCCCCATGGCCGGAGCGAAAGACGGCTGGAGCAGACTGGCAAGGAATCTAAAAGCTGAAATTGACGAGGAGAAGATCGAGGCATTTAAAGGTACGGTCTCGCTTCCTTTTGAAAAAGGGGAAAACGCCAAAATCGCCGTGAAAATCATAGACGACCGGGGTATTGAAAGTTTAAGAGTTATATCACTCCTGTAA
- a CDS encoding nucleotidyltransferase domain-containing protein: MFKLTDYLSEEQLKSICSEYHIKKISLFGSALRDELTSDSDIDILVEFVYGKAPGLMGFCHLQNLLTDLVGKKIELHTPNDLSRYFRDDVVKDAVIQYGY, encoded by the coding sequence ATGTTCAAGCTCACAGATTATCTTTCAGAGGAACAACTGAAATCAATCTGCAGTGAATACCATATTAAAAAAATCTCGCTGTTTGGATCGGCTTTACGCGATGAATTAACCTCGGACAGCGATATAGATATACTTGTTGAATTTGTGTATGGGAAAGCGCCCGGGCTTATGGGATTCTGCCATCTTCAAAATCTGTTGACTGATCTGGTCGGCAAAAAAATCGAACTTCACACCCCAAACGATTTAAGCCGTTATTTCAGGGATGATGTAGTAAAGGATGCGGTGATACAATATGGTTATTGA
- a CDS encoding DUF86 domain-containing protein, whose amino-acid sequence MVIDDITRISHMLEEAQAAVSFCKDMSFEEFCNDRKTVNATVRSIEVIGEAASKLSKTFQEKHKNIDWRDVLSMRNVLAHAYFEIDHEIIWKTVQGDLPLFIITLKEIQ is encoded by the coding sequence ATGGTTATTGATGATATTACAAGAATATCGCATATGCTTGAAGAAGCGCAGGCTGCTGTATCATTCTGCAAAGATATGTCTTTCGAAGAATTTTGCAATGACAGAAAAACTGTAAACGCAACTGTACGTTCCATAGAAGTTATTGGCGAAGCAGCTTCCAAACTCTCAAAAACCTTCCAAGAAAAACACAAGAACATTGATTGGCGGGATGTACTATCCATGCGAAATGTATTGGCCCATGCCTATTTCGAAATTGATCACGAAATAATATGGAAAACGGTACAGGGAGATTTACCACTGTTTATTATAACTCTTAAAGAGATTCAATAA
- a CDS encoding DEAD/DEAH box helicase family protein produces the protein MKQIDKLIINSPYEEPKYYWHYDREHRSFERREGRRPAGYVVATPDSKGFDDPGVFVPIELVEKIRPRVKSWRENGYRGVSGITRRLLHHWQDPKEREIRRFFFCQLEAIETLIWLTEAPEAEKNGIEIPGDGGEFARWCCKMATGTGKTVIMAMLIAWQALNKITHRQDTRFAKDFLVVAPGLTVKSRLSVLHPTDLGNYYEEFNIVPQGLMERLRQGRIKVINWHKLSWESEEQVQKKKSVDKRGVLSDEAYTRHVLGDMANSRNLIVINDEAHHAWRINVEAKGKYMRQRDMKDSAEEATIWIGGLDRLHKSRGILRCFDLSATPFAPSGKKAEEESLYGWIVSDFGLNDSIESGLVKTPRVVIRDDSKKTKELKPRLYHIYMDPDVKDDINRKAEETEPLPDLISDAYYLLGGDWLETKQKWEQEGHTIPPVIITVANRTETSARIRFSFDHKQILIDELCKPEKTLHIDSKVLKEAESSDEGTPVDFTPDESGEIKLTKKQQAELLRQKVDTVGKKGQPGEQVQNVISVGMLSEGWDAKTVTHIMGLRAFTSQLLCEQVVGRGLRRTSYEVGKDGLFEAEYVNIFGVPFTFLPHEGGEGVPPPPPKPKTAIEPVLEKQEFEITWPNIIRVDHVYHPKLHLDEVKPIYLDPYESVTQTEMAAIIASKPNPAVLSEIDLKEIAEKFRIQTIVFETAKRIYNSEKPGWKGSEGLFLAQIIRLVDGFIQSDKVVIKDDLFSSDPLRHRVLILLNINRIVQHIWNGLRAENTDKVVPVFDRENPIRSTGRMRTWYTSKPCEYTEKSHINHVVVDSTWEASEAYRLGKSEQVGAWVKNDHLGFSILYNYRGVVRKYYPDFIIKLQNGEFLILETKGQDSDVARTKRAYLQEWIKAVNNHGGFGTWYEAVSFNPNDLSEILKRKRIR, from the coding sequence ATGAAACAGATAGACAAACTCATCATCAACTCCCCGTATGAGGAGCCTAAATACTACTGGCATTATGACCGGGAACATCGTTCATTTGAAAGACGCGAGGGTCGCAGACCGGCCGGTTACGTTGTCGCCACGCCGGACAGCAAGGGGTTTGACGATCCAGGGGTTTTTGTGCCGATTGAACTGGTCGAGAAAATCCGCCCTCGTGTGAAGTCCTGGCGGGAAAATGGGTATCGCGGTGTTTCCGGCATCACCCGCCGGTTGCTTCATCACTGGCAGGACCCGAAGGAACGTGAAATCAGGCGGTTTTTCTTCTGTCAACTGGAAGCCATAGAAACTCTTATCTGGCTGACGGAGGCGCCTGAAGCGGAAAAAAATGGTATTGAGATCCCGGGGGACGGCGGAGAGTTTGCGCGTTGGTGCTGCAAGATGGCCACCGGCACCGGCAAAACGGTTATTATGGCCATGCTGATTGCCTGGCAGGCGCTGAACAAGATCACGCACCGTCAGGATACCCGGTTTGCCAAAGATTTTCTTGTTGTGGCCCCGGGACTGACCGTGAAAAGTCGCTTGTCGGTGCTGCACCCAACTGATTTGGGGAATTACTATGAGGAATTCAATATTGTCCCCCAGGGCTTGATGGAACGGTTGAGGCAGGGACGCATCAAGGTGATCAACTGGCATAAACTGTCCTGGGAAAGCGAGGAGCAGGTCCAAAAGAAAAAGAGCGTGGATAAACGCGGCGTGCTTAGCGATGAGGCGTATACCCGTCATGTGCTGGGCGATATGGCAAACAGCCGCAATCTGATTGTTATTAACGATGAAGCGCATCACGCCTGGCGGATCAACGTGGAAGCCAAGGGGAAATACATGCGTCAGCGGGACATGAAAGACAGCGCGGAAGAAGCAACCATCTGGATAGGAGGATTGGACAGACTGCATAAAAGCAGAGGTATTCTGCGCTGCTTTGATCTTTCGGCAACACCTTTTGCGCCGTCCGGTAAAAAGGCGGAAGAAGAATCGCTGTATGGATGGATTGTAAGTGATTTTGGCTTGAACGATTCTATTGAATCCGGGCTGGTGAAAACGCCGAGGGTTGTCATCCGGGATGACAGCAAAAAGACTAAGGAGTTGAAACCCCGTCTTTACCATATTTACATGGACCCGGACGTTAAGGATGATATCAACCGCAAGGCAGAGGAGACAGAGCCGCTACCCGACCTGATTTCCGATGCCTATTACCTGCTGGGAGGAGACTGGCTGGAGACAAAGCAAAAATGGGAACAGGAAGGGCACACAATTCCACCGGTTATAATTACCGTTGCCAACCGGACGGAAACTTCAGCGCGAATCAGGTTCAGTTTTGATCATAAACAAATTTTGATTGATGAATTGTGCAAGCCCGAAAAAACGCTCCATATCGACAGCAAGGTTTTGAAAGAGGCTGAAAGCTCCGATGAAGGTACACCGGTTGATTTTACTCCTGACGAATCGGGTGAGATTAAACTGACCAAAAAACAGCAAGCCGAACTCCTGCGGCAAAAGGTTGATACGGTGGGGAAAAAAGGTCAACCGGGCGAGCAGGTTCAAAATGTCATTTCAGTGGGAATGCTTTCCGAAGGGTGGGACGCCAAAACAGTTACCCATATCATGGGGCTGCGGGCGTTTACCAGCCAGCTTTTATGCGAGCAGGTCGTTGGCCGGGGGCTCAGGCGAACAAGTTATGAGGTTGGGAAAGATGGGTTGTTTGAAGCGGAATATGTTAATATATTCGGTGTTCCTTTTACCTTTCTACCGCATGAAGGCGGAGAAGGAGTTCCGCCGCCTCCACCCAAACCCAAAACGGCAATTGAGCCTGTTTTAGAAAAGCAGGAATTTGAAATCACCTGGCCCAATATTATCCGAGTAGATCATGTCTATCATCCTAAGCTACATCTTGATGAAGTGAAACCCATTTATCTGGATCCCTACGAAAGCGTTACACAGACCGAAATGGCTGCCATAATTGCCAGCAAACCGAATCCGGCCGTTTTGTCGGAGATCGACCTGAAGGAGATAGCGGAGAAGTTCAGGATACAAACGATTGTTTTTGAAACGGCAAAACGGATTTATAACAGCGAAAAGCCCGGATGGAAAGGCTCGGAAGGCCTTTTCCTGGCTCAGATAATACGGCTGGTTGACGGTTTCATCCAGAGTGACAAAGTTGTCATAAAGGATGATCTTTTCAGTAGTGATCCACTTCGACACAGAGTGCTTATTTTGCTCAATATAAACAGAATCGTTCAGCATATCTGGAACGGATTGCGGGCGGAAAACACCGATAAAGTCGTTCCTGTGTTTGACCGTGAAAATCCAATCAGAAGCACCGGCAGAATGAGGACATGGTATACAAGCAAGCCGTGCGAATATACAGAGAAATCGCACATCAACCATGTGGTGGTGGACAGCACATGGGAGGCGAGCGAAGCTTACCGGCTTGGCAAAAGTGAACAGGTGGGCGCGTGGGTCAAGAACGATCACCTGGGATTCAGCATTCTATATAATTACAGAGGTGTTGTGCGTAAATACTACCCTGACTTTATTATAAAATTGCAGAACGGCGAATTTCTAATTCTCGAAACCAAAGGACAGGATTCCGATGTCGCTCGCACAAAAAGAGCATACTTGCAGGAATGGATAAAGGCAGTGAACAATCACGGCGGTTTCGGGACATGGTATGAGGCGGTATCATTTAACCCAAATGATTTATCAGAAATATTGAAAAGAAAAAGAATCCGCTAA
- a CDS encoding PaaI family thioesterase, with the protein MDEAVRQAFHRAVDKEPFAKVLNLELVELDEGYSAVEMLFDPKTMGNIYDMAHGGVIFALIDEAFETASNSHGTVAVALNMNITYIASPRPGARLRAEAREVSLTRRTATYEIKVQDQDGKLLAACQALCYRKKDKVPFL; encoded by the coding sequence ATGGATGAAGCGGTAAGGCAGGCCTTTCATCGGGCCGTGGATAAGGAGCCTTTTGCTAAAGTCTTGAATTTGGAACTGGTGGAACTCGATGAGGGGTATTCTGCGGTGGAGATGCTTTTTGACCCCAAAACCATGGGTAATATTTATGACATGGCGCATGGAGGGGTCATATTCGCCCTGATTGACGAGGCCTTTGAAACCGCGTCCAACTCCCATGGCACGGTGGCCGTGGCCCTGAATATGAATATCACCTATATCGCCAGCCCCCGGCCCGGGGCCAGATTGCGCGCCGAAGCCCGGGAGGTCAGCCTGACCCGGAGAACGGCCACGTATGAGATCAAGGTTCAAGATCAGGACGGGAAGCTTTTAGCCGCGTGCCAGGCGCTTTGCTACCGCAAAAAGGATAAGGTCCCTTTTCTCTGA
- a CDS encoding ArsA family ATPase, whose amino-acid sequence MTRKKKQAKKASALAEARIILFTGKGGVGKTSVAAATSVMCAQAGLSTLIMSTDAAHSLSDSFDLPVGADPTLVRQGLWAQEIDVNFQISSHWGAIHSFLMQFLKQRGFDSVIADELAIPPGIDEIFSLLALMEHTRDERFRVIIIDCAPTADTTRLLAVPDIVQWYMEKIFNIERALVRTIRPVARRLTNAPLPPDEVFESVEQLYHKIIGVKDLLTDRSRTSIRMVVNPEKMVIKEAQRAYALLNLFDFGMDAVIVNRVLPEEIKDPFYDQWRKIQARHMKLIQDSFDPLPILTSPLWNQEILGLKLLAELAQEIYQDRNPAGLFYQGKPVSIVSLDGRSVMEIPMPFVNREDMETWVKGDELVIKFKNFRRNLILPRGLASQELIKAELKDQTLKLTFGGEKDA is encoded by the coding sequence ATGACAAGAAAGAAGAAACAGGCAAAAAAAGCATCCGCCCTGGCAGAGGCGCGCATCATCCTGTTTACGGGCAAGGGGGGCGTGGGCAAGACTTCCGTGGCCGCCGCGACGTCGGTCATGTGCGCCCAAGCAGGACTTAGCACCCTGATTATGAGCACGGATGCGGCCCACAGCCTGTCTGATTCATTCGACCTTCCGGTCGGAGCGGACCCGACCTTGGTGCGCCAGGGATTATGGGCCCAGGAGATAGATGTCAACTTTCAGATCAGCAGCCACTGGGGCGCCATTCACAGCTTTCTGATGCAGTTTCTGAAACAGAGAGGCTTTGACTCGGTCATCGCCGATGAACTGGCCATCCCGCCTGGAATTGATGAAATCTTTTCATTGCTCGCCCTGATGGAACACACCCGGGATGAACGCTTCAGGGTCATCATCATAGACTGCGCCCCGACCGCGGACACGACCCGGCTTCTGGCCGTGCCGGATATCGTACAGTGGTACATGGAGAAGATCTTCAATATCGAACGGGCCCTGGTTCGTACTATCCGCCCGGTGGCCCGGCGCCTTACCAATGCGCCCCTGCCGCCGGACGAAGTTTTTGAAAGCGTGGAGCAGCTTTATCACAAAATCATCGGTGTCAAGGATTTGCTGACCGACCGGTCGCGCACCTCGATCCGCATGGTGGTCAACCCTGAAAAGATGGTCATCAAGGAGGCTCAGCGGGCCTATGCCCTCTTAAACCTGTTCGATTTCGGCATGGACGCCGTGATCGTCAACCGGGTTTTGCCTGAGGAAATCAAGGACCCGTTTTACGACCAGTGGCGGAAGATTCAGGCGAGGCACATGAAGCTCATTCAGGATTCTTTCGACCCCCTGCCCATCTTGACCTCACCCCTCTGGAACCAGGAGATCCTCGGACTCAAACTCCTGGCCGAACTGGCTCAAGAGATTTATCAGGACCGAAACCCGGCCGGGCTTTTTTATCAAGGCAAGCCGGTCAGCATCGTTTCGCTTGACGGGCGCAGTGTCATGGAAATTCCAATGCCATTTGTGAATCGGGAGGATATGGAAACCTGGGTCAAGGGGGATGAGCTGGTTATCAAGTTCAAGAATTTCAGGCGCAATCTAATCCTGCCCCGGGGCCTGGCCAGCCAGGAGCTGATCAAGGCCGAACTTAAGGATCAGACTTTGAAACTGACGTTTGGAGGAGAAAAAGATGCCTAG
- a CDS encoding HAD family hydrolase: MNFKAVMFDLDGTLLDTLEDIADSMNAVLQREGFKSHALTAYQYFIGDGVEKMVFRALPQDQRQELMIMKCVQQYRAEYGRNWTRKTKPFQEITELLDELEKNEKKLAVLTNKPDDAARKMIAHYFPGPRFAMVLGARNDIPRKPDPQGAFEIAARLSLELNEFLYLGDMATDMETAIAAGMFPVGVSWGYRSPEELKGCGARLILDRPLDLLDHLY; encoded by the coding sequence ATGAACTTCAAGGCTGTGATGTTTGATCTTGACGGAACGCTGCTGGATACACTGGAGGACATTGCTGATTCCATGAACGCCGTGCTTCAAAGGGAGGGCTTTAAAAGCCATGCCTTAACAGCGTATCAATATTTCATTGGCGACGGTGTGGAGAAGATGGTCTTTCGCGCCTTGCCCCAAGACCAGAGACAAGAATTGATGATCATGAAATGCGTGCAGCAATACCGGGCTGAATACGGCCGGAACTGGACCAGGAAGACCAAGCCTTTTCAAGAGATTACCGAACTCCTGGACGAACTGGAAAAAAACGAAAAAAAATTAGCCGTTCTTACCAATAAACCTGATGACGCCGCCAGGAAGATGATAGCTCATTATTTTCCCGGGCCAAGATTTGCCATGGTGCTGGGAGCGAGAAACGATATCCCCAGGAAACCTGACCCGCAAGGCGCATTCGAGATCGCCGCCCGCCTTTCCCTTGAGTTGAATGAGTTTCTCTATCTCGGAGACATGGCCACGGACATGGAGACAGCAATTGCGGCCGGAATGTTCCCGGTGGGAGTCTCCTGGGGATACCGTTCCCCTGAGGAATTGAAAGGCTGCGGCGCCAGGCTGATCCTAGACAGACCGTTGGACCTTCTGGATCATCTTTATTAG
- a CDS encoding radical SAM protein: MSQPSYLKLYEAGLLEERIEEAREMLRQCRVCPRQCGVDRLAGETGVCQTGALARVSSYNAHFGEEDPLVGQHGSGTIFFTFCNLLCLFCQNYDISHLGHGQEV, from the coding sequence GTGAGTCAACCCTCGTACCTGAAACTTTATGAAGCCGGTCTTCTCGAGGAGCGGATTGAAGAGGCCCGGGAGATGCTGCGGCAGTGCCGGGTTTGCCCGCGGCAATGCGGTGTTGACCGCCTGGCCGGTGAGACCGGTGTCTGCCAGACCGGGGCCCTGGCCCGGGTTTCCAGTTACAACGCTCATTTTGGTGAAGAAGACCCTCTGGTGGGCCAGCACGGTTCAGGCACCATCTTCTTCACCTTTTGCAACCTTTTGTGTCTCTTCTGTCAGAATTACGATATCAGCCACCTGGGTCACGGCCAGGAGGTTG